A window of Oncorhynchus kisutch isolate 150728-3 linkage group LG10, Okis_V2, whole genome shotgun sequence contains these coding sequences:
- the LOC109897942 gene encoding tetratricopeptide repeat protein 39A-like isoform X2, translating into MKMSGEAETLSNGSQKSDLSVALEDCMAALDLFLRNDFEEALSRLQCRIKDSMYHALTYATILEMQAMMTFDPEHIMAAGNTMKEAQAVCQRFRKKSTFSNRNFTEEELHAEVCYAECLLQRAALTFLQDESMISFIKGGIKVRNSYQTYKELHTVLQSSSYVHGDNHGHFEGGVKLGVGAFNLMISMLPTRTLRLLEFVGFSGNKEFGLQQLTEGSAGQTFRSFLCNMLLLCYHTFMSFILGTGEGDVEDAEKMLQPYLKQYPKGSIFLFFAGRIEVIKGNLDAAIERFEECCEAQQQWKQFHHMCYWELMWCFTYKRHWKMAYFYADLLSKENAWSKATYAYMKGAYLSMLTREECQPFQESEVALFRQVHGLKQKIAGKSLPTEKFAIRKARRYLTENPITLPAPPLEMMYIWNGYTVIGKHKDLTEGMLKTLDEAQAKLDNSQRTEFSIDDQCLVSLLKGLCLKHLGHQEEAEAYFTLVLCNETQIKFDHYLVPNALLEHGLLCLEQGRKEEGIKLLETAKQNYKNYSMESRTHFRIQAALHKAKATGENGIHTMPSSP; encoded by the exons GTCCCAGAAGTCAGACCTGTCTGTGGCCCTGGAGGACTGCATGGCAGCATTGGACCTGTTCCTGAGGAACGACTTTGAGGAGGCCCTGTCCAGGCTTCAGTGCAG aaTCAAAGACAGCATGTACCATGCGCTCACATACGCCACCATACTGGAGATGCAGGCCATGATGACCTTTGACCCGGAGCACATCATGGCAGCGGGTAACACCATGAAGGAGGCTCAGGCAGTATGTCAGCG GTTTCGCAAGAAGTCAACCTTTAGCAACAGAAACTTCACAGAAG AGGAACTCCACGCTGAAGTGTGCTATGCAGAATGTCTCCTACAGAGGGCAGCACTCACCTTCCTTCAG GATGAAAGCATGATCAGTTTCATCAAGGGAGGAATCAAAGTGAGGAATAGCTACCAGACGTATAA AGAGCTTCATACGGTCCTCCAGTCCTCTAGCTACGTCCATGGTGACAATCATGGGCattttgaaggcggggtcaagcTTGGAGTAGGAGCCTTCAACTTG ATGATCTCCATGCTGCCCACACGGACCCTTAGGTTGCTGGAGTTTGTGGGTTTCTCTGGAAATAAG gagTTTGGCTTGCAGCAGCTGACGGAGGGCTCTGCAGGGCAGACTTTCAGGTCCTTCCTGTGTAACATGCTGCTCCTCTGCTACCACACCTTCATGAGCTTCATCTTGG GCACAGGGGAGGGGGATGTGGAGGATGCTGAGAAAATGCTTCAGCCCTATCTCAAACAGTATCCTAAG GGATCTATCTTCTTGTTCTTCGCTGGTCGAATAGAGGTTATCAAAGGAAACCTGGATGCT GCTATAGAGCGCTTTGAGGAGTGCTGTGAAGCTCAGCAACAGTGGAAGCAGTTTCATCACATGTGCTACTGGGAGCTGATGTGGTGTTTCACATACAAGAGACATTGGAAGATGGCCTACTTCTACGCTGATCTGCTCAGCAAAGAGAATGCATGGTCCAAG GCAACATATGCCTATATGAAAGGTGCCTACCTCAGCATGCTGACCAGGGAGGAATGCCAACCATTCCAGGAGAGCGAGGTAGCGCTGTTCAG GCAGGTACATGGGCTTAAGCAGAAAATAGCTGGAAAGTCTTTGCCAACTGAGAAGTTTGCCATCCGAAAAGCCCGTCGTTACCTGACTGAGAACCCGATAACGCTCCCTGCACCTCCTCTG GAGATGATGTACATCTGGAACGGCTACACAGTCATCGGTAAACACAAAGACCTCACGGAGGGCATGCTGAAAACACTGGACGAGGCACAGGCAAAACTCGACAATAGCCAAA GGACAGAGTTCTCCATAGACGACCAGTGTTTGGTGAGCCTGCTTAAGGGTCTGTGTCTGAAGCACCTGGGACACCAGGAGGAGGCTGAGGCCTACTTCACCTTGGTCCTTTGCAA TGAAACACAGATCAAGTTTGATCACTACTTGGTTCCCAATGCACTGCTTGAGCATGGGCTGCTGTGTCTGGAacaagggaggaaggaggagggcatCAAACTACTGGAGACGGCCAA GCAAAATTACAAAAACTACTCCATGGAATCGCGGACACATTTCCGAATCCAAGCTGCTTTGCACAAGGCCAAGGCCACAGGAGAGAATGGGATTCACACCATGCCCTCCAGCCCGTAG
- the LOC109897942 gene encoding tetratricopeptide repeat protein 39A-like isoform X1: MSFITGCRRSVNKNDCKGLSVIHSAELDPMHTDFKLQIPGNKDLLNSTEPLNTSQKSDLSVALEDCMAALDLFLRNDFEEALSRLQCRIKDSMYHALTYATILEMQAMMTFDPEHIMAAGNTMKEAQAVCQRFRKKSTFSNRNFTEEELHAEVCYAECLLQRAALTFLQDESMISFIKGGIKVRNSYQTYKELHTVLQSSSYVHGDNHGHFEGGVKLGVGAFNLMISMLPTRTLRLLEFVGFSGNKEFGLQQLTEGSAGQTFRSFLCNMLLLCYHTFMSFILGTGEGDVEDAEKMLQPYLKQYPKGSIFLFFAGRIEVIKGNLDAAIERFEECCEAQQQWKQFHHMCYWELMWCFTYKRHWKMAYFYADLLSKENAWSKATYAYMKGAYLSMLTREECQPFQESEVALFRQVHGLKQKIAGKSLPTEKFAIRKARRYLTENPITLPAPPLEMMYIWNGYTVIGKHKDLTEGMLKTLDEAQAKLDNSQRTEFSIDDQCLVSLLKGLCLKHLGHQEEAEAYFTLVLCNETQIKFDHYLVPNALLEHGLLCLEQGRKEEGIKLLETAKQNYKNYSMESRTHFRIQAALHKAKATGENGIHTMPSSP; this comes from the exons GTCCCAGAAGTCAGACCTGTCTGTGGCCCTGGAGGACTGCATGGCAGCATTGGACCTGTTCCTGAGGAACGACTTTGAGGAGGCCCTGTCCAGGCTTCAGTGCAG aaTCAAAGACAGCATGTACCATGCGCTCACATACGCCACCATACTGGAGATGCAGGCCATGATGACCTTTGACCCGGAGCACATCATGGCAGCGGGTAACACCATGAAGGAGGCTCAGGCAGTATGTCAGCG GTTTCGCAAGAAGTCAACCTTTAGCAACAGAAACTTCACAGAAG AGGAACTCCACGCTGAAGTGTGCTATGCAGAATGTCTCCTACAGAGGGCAGCACTCACCTTCCTTCAG GATGAAAGCATGATCAGTTTCATCAAGGGAGGAATCAAAGTGAGGAATAGCTACCAGACGTATAA AGAGCTTCATACGGTCCTCCAGTCCTCTAGCTACGTCCATGGTGACAATCATGGGCattttgaaggcggggtcaagcTTGGAGTAGGAGCCTTCAACTTG ATGATCTCCATGCTGCCCACACGGACCCTTAGGTTGCTGGAGTTTGTGGGTTTCTCTGGAAATAAG gagTTTGGCTTGCAGCAGCTGACGGAGGGCTCTGCAGGGCAGACTTTCAGGTCCTTCCTGTGTAACATGCTGCTCCTCTGCTACCACACCTTCATGAGCTTCATCTTGG GCACAGGGGAGGGGGATGTGGAGGATGCTGAGAAAATGCTTCAGCCCTATCTCAAACAGTATCCTAAG GGATCTATCTTCTTGTTCTTCGCTGGTCGAATAGAGGTTATCAAAGGAAACCTGGATGCT GCTATAGAGCGCTTTGAGGAGTGCTGTGAAGCTCAGCAACAGTGGAAGCAGTTTCATCACATGTGCTACTGGGAGCTGATGTGGTGTTTCACATACAAGAGACATTGGAAGATGGCCTACTTCTACGCTGATCTGCTCAGCAAAGAGAATGCATGGTCCAAG GCAACATATGCCTATATGAAAGGTGCCTACCTCAGCATGCTGACCAGGGAGGAATGCCAACCATTCCAGGAGAGCGAGGTAGCGCTGTTCAG GCAGGTACATGGGCTTAAGCAGAAAATAGCTGGAAAGTCTTTGCCAACTGAGAAGTTTGCCATCCGAAAAGCCCGTCGTTACCTGACTGAGAACCCGATAACGCTCCCTGCACCTCCTCTG GAGATGATGTACATCTGGAACGGCTACACAGTCATCGGTAAACACAAAGACCTCACGGAGGGCATGCTGAAAACACTGGACGAGGCACAGGCAAAACTCGACAATAGCCAAA GGACAGAGTTCTCCATAGACGACCAGTGTTTGGTGAGCCTGCTTAAGGGTCTGTGTCTGAAGCACCTGGGACACCAGGAGGAGGCTGAGGCCTACTTCACCTTGGTCCTTTGCAA TGAAACACAGATCAAGTTTGATCACTACTTGGTTCCCAATGCACTGCTTGAGCATGGGCTGCTGTGTCTGGAacaagggaggaaggaggagggcatCAAACTACTGGAGACGGCCAA GCAAAATTACAAAAACTACTCCATGGAATCGCGGACACATTTCCGAATCCAAGCTGCTTTGCACAAGGCCAAGGCCACAGGAGAGAATGGGATTCACACCATGCCCTCCAGCCCGTAG